One Streptomyces sp. CNQ-509 DNA window includes the following coding sequences:
- a CDS encoding glycoside hydrolase family 65 protein, protein MSDDWTWTYEGYDPSQERLREALCTLGNGNFATRGAAPESGADETHYPGTYAAGVYDRLTSTVSGRQVENEDMVNLPNWLPLRFRARPPAAAPGRWLATADADPVAYRRRLRLRTGVLERSAVFTDAEGRRIELAETRLVHMGVPHLAALRTTLTPLGWSGELEVEAALDGSVTNSGVARYRAYAGRHLTRVETGADDPDTVWLCCRTRASGVRVALAARTRVAAGDVTGSRPVCHGDSGVARLLSVRAVTGEPVTVEKTVALSTSRDPAHVDPLRAAREHVSRSPDFTALLASHTAAWDHLWQRTGLCVPGKAGGILRLHLFHLLQTLSPHTARLDAGVPARGLHGEAYRGHVFWDELFVLPYLNLHLPEVSRALLDYRHRRLPAARRAAAAAGYRGAMYPWQSGSDGREETQEMHLNPRSGHWLPDHSRLQHHVGLAVAYNVWQYGQATGDTAYLYGRGAETVLEVARFFADLAAWDPAYGRHRIRGVLGPDEYHDAYPDARRPGLDDNAYTNVMAAWVLARARELLAGLPGARRRELAGRMGLGEEETTRWEEVSRTLHVPFHRDVISQFEGYGELADFDWDGYRSRYGDIRRLDRILEAEGDSVNRYQASKQADVLMLGYLFSPAELGDVFGRLGHRMDDELWRRTVDYYLARTSHGSTLSSLVHGWVLARARRSSAWTYCQEALASDVADIQGGTTGEGIHLGAMAGTLDMVQRGLTGLAVREDALWLDPVPMPQMSEYVLRLRYRGHRGIELRLRAGRLHVDVPQSAEPPLTLVLPDRTVTVEPGESRRLRLPDA, encoded by the coding sequence GTGAGCGACGACTGGACCTGGACGTACGAGGGCTACGACCCGTCGCAGGAACGGCTGCGCGAGGCGCTGTGCACGCTGGGCAACGGCAACTTCGCCACGCGCGGGGCCGCTCCCGAGTCCGGTGCCGACGAGACCCACTACCCGGGCACGTACGCTGCCGGCGTCTACGACCGTCTCACCTCCACCGTCTCCGGACGCCAGGTCGAGAACGAGGACATGGTCAACCTGCCGAACTGGCTGCCGCTGCGCTTCCGCGCCCGCCCGCCTGCCGCGGCCCCCGGCCGGTGGCTGGCCACCGCCGACGCCGACCCCGTCGCGTACCGGCGGCGCCTGCGGCTGCGTACCGGGGTGCTGGAGCGTAGCGCGGTCTTCACCGACGCCGAAGGGCGCAGGATCGAGCTGGCCGAGACCCGCCTGGTCCACATGGGCGTGCCGCACCTGGCGGCCCTGCGCACCACGCTGACCCCGCTCGGCTGGTCGGGGGAGCTGGAGGTCGAAGCGGCGCTCGACGGCTCCGTGACCAACTCCGGCGTCGCGCGGTACCGTGCGTACGCTGGCCGCCACCTCACCCGCGTCGAGACCGGCGCCGACGATCCCGACACCGTGTGGCTGTGCTGCCGTACGCGCGCCTCCGGCGTACGCGTCGCGCTGGCGGCCCGCACCCGGGTCGCCGCGGGCGACGTCACCGGCTCACGGCCCGTATGCCACGGTGACTCCGGCGTCGCCCGGCTCCTGTCCGTACGAGCCGTGACGGGCGAGCCGGTCACCGTCGAGAAGACCGTGGCGCTGTCCACCTCGCGGGACCCGGCGCACGTCGACCCGCTCCGGGCCGCCCGCGAACACGTCTCCCGGAGCCCGGACTTCACCGCTCTCCTGGCCTCCCACACCGCCGCCTGGGATCATCTCTGGCAGCGCACCGGTCTCTGCGTACCCGGGAAGGCCGGGGGCATTCTGCGGCTGCACCTGTTCCACCTGTTGCAGACCCTCTCCCCGCACACCGCCCGCCTCGACGCCGGGGTGCCCGCGCGCGGGCTGCACGGCGAGGCGTACCGCGGGCACGTCTTCTGGGACGAACTGTTCGTGCTGCCCTATCTGAACCTCCACCTGCCGGAGGTCTCCCGAGCCCTGCTCGACTACCGCCACCGGCGCCTGCCCGCGGCCCGCCGGGCGGCCGCTGCGGCCGGGTACCGCGGCGCCATGTATCCCTGGCAGAGCGGCAGCGACGGCCGCGAGGAGACCCAGGAGATGCATCTCAACCCGCGCTCGGGCCACTGGCTGCCGGATCACAGCCGGCTGCAGCACCACGTGGGCCTGGCCGTCGCCTACAACGTCTGGCAGTACGGGCAGGCCACCGGCGACACCGCGTACCTGTACGGCAGAGGCGCCGAGACGGTGCTGGAGGTGGCGCGCTTCTTCGCGGACCTCGCCGCCTGGGACCCCGCGTACGGCCGCCACCGCATCCGCGGGGTGCTCGGCCCCGACGAATACCACGATGCTTACCCGGATGCCCGCAGGCCGGGTCTCGACGACAACGCGTACACCAACGTCATGGCCGCCTGGGTGCTGGCGCGCGCACGCGAACTCCTCGCCGGGCTGCCCGGGGCGCGCCGGCGCGAGCTGGCCGGGCGGATGGGGCTGGGCGAGGAGGAGACGACGCGCTGGGAGGAGGTCTCCCGCACTCTCCACGTGCCCTTCCACCGCGACGTGATCAGCCAGTTCGAGGGCTACGGCGAGCTCGCCGATTTCGACTGGGACGGCTACCGCAGCCGCTACGGCGACATCCGCCGCCTCGACCGGATCCTGGAGGCCGAAGGCGACTCGGTCAACCGCTACCAGGCCTCGAAGCAGGCCGACGTCCTCATGCTCGGCTACCTCTTCTCCCCGGCCGAACTCGGGGACGTCTTCGGCAGGCTGGGCCACCGTATGGACGACGAGCTGTGGCGCCGCACCGTCGACTACTACCTGGCCCGCACCAGTCACGGCTCGACCCTCTCCAGCCTCGTGCACGGCTGGGTCCTGGCCCGGGCCCGTCGCAGTTCGGCCTGGACCTACTGCCAGGAGGCGCTCGCCAGCGACGTGGCCGACATCCAGGGCGGTACCACCGGCGAGGGCATCCACCTCGGGGCCATGGCCGGCACACTGGACATGGTCCAGCGCGGTCTCACCGGACTGGCGGTCCGCGAGGACGCGCTGTGGCTCGACCCGGTGCCGATGCCGCAGATGTCCGAGTACGTGCTGCGCCTGCGCTACCGGGGTCACCGCGGCATCGAGCTGCGCCTGCGCGCCGGGCGGCTCCATGTCGACGTCCCGCAGTCGGCAGAGCCACCGCTGACCCTCGTGCTGCCGGACCGTACCGTCACCGTCGAGCCGGGCGAGTCCCGCCGGCTCCGGCTTCCCGACGCCTGA
- a CDS encoding CBS domain-containing protein translates to MQHRKVSDLMTRDVVSARDDTPFQEVARLLTENEIAALPVVDNGGRPVGVVSEADLLRKASDRPGTDGRVPLPPLEAWERAKAEGARAEELMSAPAVCAHPDWNVVEAAQLMEVQHIKRLPVVDDVDRLLGIISRRDLLQIFLRKDDAVREEIEHDVLQDTLGLAPAQVSVDVEGGRVTLQGQVESRSLIPIIVRLCTSVDGVVGVTDRLSFRVDDVGRTPLRA, encoded by the coding sequence TGCAGCACCGCAAAGTCAGCGATCTGATGACGCGGGATGTCGTCAGCGCCCGTGACGACACCCCGTTCCAGGAAGTCGCCCGCCTGCTGACGGAGAACGAGATCGCCGCGCTCCCCGTGGTCGACAACGGCGGCCGGCCCGTCGGCGTGGTGTCGGAAGCCGATCTGCTGCGCAAGGCCAGTGACCGGCCCGGTACCGACGGACGGGTACCCCTGCCCCCTCTCGAAGCGTGGGAGCGCGCCAAGGCGGAAGGTGCCCGTGCCGAGGAGCTGATGTCCGCCCCCGCCGTCTGCGCGCACCCCGACTGGAACGTCGTCGAGGCCGCCCAGCTCATGGAGGTGCAGCACATCAAGCGACTGCCGGTGGTGGACGACGTGGACCGGCTGCTCGGCATCATCAGCCGCCGGGACCTCCTGCAGATCTTCCTCCGCAAGGACGACGCCGTCCGGGAGGAGATCGAGCACGACGTCCTGCAGGACACCCTCGGCCTGGCACCCGCCCAGGTGTCGGTGGACGTGGAAGGCGGCCGGGTGACGTTGCAGGGACAGGTGGAGAGCAGGAGCCTGATCCCGATCATCGTGCGGCTCTGCACCTCCGTGGACGGCGTGGTCGGCGTCACGGACCGCCTGTCCTTCCGGGTGGACGACGTCGGCCGCACACCGCTCCGGGCCTGA